The following coding sequences are from one Musa acuminata AAA Group cultivar baxijiao chromosome BXJ2-4, Cavendish_Baxijiao_AAA, whole genome shotgun sequence window:
- the LOC103973717 gene encoding protein trichome birefringence-like 42 isoform X1 has product MESLPPPLVNRKWLLCTLACFLGYLLISYSLQKVYRPSTTIASFPDLDGTAHVSKKPSTVPSLAEASAETYVEVPPVSTAPAPCEAFVQKLEPTPTPPSVIAAMYPRATTEADASPQPSAVAGMAFSPSDKAELPSPDSSLVHVTNSSGSPIMALPPKQSNDVDANTSSYSSQIITTKEILTAEATTPAARATEEGNVVKEKKKCDVFDGRWVYDRKRYPLYPSQWCPFLTDQVSCQRNGRPDSDYEHWRWQPNGCDLPRFNGSEMLERWRGKRVVIVGDSLNRNMWESLACMLYSSVRRKRADVKLHGSDYKVFRALDYDCSVEFFWSPFLVELKEREDHAKILRLDKLPAEERRWLGADVMVFNTGHWWTHRGKMRAWNYFECSEGLMEDMEAEEAFQRALRTWAQWVDRNVDPARTAVFFRSISPEHKRENLHWCYNQTHPITNDTYLQQFPRSMVSLAETTIGKMRTPVTYLNITRLSEYRRDAHTSIYTSRQGKLLTAEQRKEPARYADCSHWCLPGLPDTWNVLLFASLLMGTTPSIIS; this is encoded by the exons ATGGAGTCCCTTCCACCTCCCCTCGTCAACCGCAAGTGGCTGCTCTGCACCCTGGCCTGCTTCCTCGGCTATCTCCTCATCTCCTACAGCCTTCAGAAAGTGTACCGCCCGAGCACGACCATCGCATCTTTTCCAGACCTCGACGGCACTGCTCATGTAAGCAAAAAGCCCTCCACCGTGCCTTCGCTTGCAGAAGCATCGGCAGAGACTTATGTAGAGGTTCCACCTGTCAGCACTGCCCCCGCGCCTTGTGAAGCTTTTGTGCAAAAGTTGGAGCCGACGCCTACTCCTCCATCGGTCATCGCGGCCATGTACCCACGGGCAACCACCGAGGCGGATGCGTCTCCACAGCCCAGCGCGGTAGCAGGGATGGCCTTCTCACCATCCGACAAAGCAGAGCTTCCGTCTCCGGATTCTAGCCTGGTGCATGTCACGAATTCCTCGGGGTCTCCGATCATGGCGCTTCCACCTAAGCAGTCTAATGATGTCGATGCAAATACTTCTTCCTACTCCTCACAAATTATCACAACCAAAGAAATCCTTACAGCCGAAGCGACGACACCGGCAGCTCGCGCCACCGAAGAGGGAAACGTggtgaaggagaagaagaagtgcGACGTGTTCGACGGCAGGTGGGTGTACGACCGGAAGAGGTACCCTCTTTACCCGTCGCAATGGTGCCCCTTTCTCACCGACCAAGTAAGCTGCCAGAGGAACGGCAGGCCCGACTCCGACTACGAGCACTGGCGGTGGCAGCCTAATGGCTGCGACCTTCCGAG GTTTAATGGGAGCGAGATGCTGGAGAGGTGGAGAGGGAAGCGAGTGGTGATCGTCGGTGACTCCCTCAACAGGAACATGTGGGAGTCGCTCGCCTGCATGCTCTACTCGTCGGTGCGCCGGAAGCGCGCCGACGTCAAGTTGCACGGCTCAGATTACAAGGTGTTCCGAGCCCTG GATTATGATTGCTCGGTGGAGTTCTTTTGGAGCCCCTTCCTGGTAGAGCTGAAGGAAAGGGAAGACCATGCCAAGATCCTAAGGCTCGACAAGCTCCCGGCAGAAGAACGCCGATGGCTGGGTGCCGACGTCATGGTGTTCAACACCGGCCACTGGTGGACGCACCGCGGCAAGATGAGGGC GTGGAACTACTTCGAGTGCAGCGAAGGGTTGATGGAGGACATGGAAGCGGAGGAGGCGTTCCAAAGGGCACTCCGGACTTGGGCGCAGTGGGTCGACCGAAACGTGGACCCGGCCAGGACCGCCGTCTTCTTCAGGAGCATCTCGCCCGAACACAAGAG GGAAAACTTACACTGGTGCTACAACCAGACCCACCCCATCACCAACGACACTTATCTGCAGCAGTTTCCGAGATCCATGGTGTCGCTTGCGGAGACGACCATCGGGAAGATGAGAACCCCGGTGACGTATCTGAACATCACACGGCTGTCGGAGTACCGGCGAGATGCGCACACATCCATTTACACATCCAGGCAAGGGAAGCTGCTAACGGCGGAGCAGAGGAAGGAACCCGCGAGATATGCCGACTGCAGCCATTGGTGCCTTCCAGGATTGCCCGATACTTGGAATGTTCTTCTCTTTGCTTCCCTCCTCATGGGAACAACCCCCTCCATCATTTCATAG
- the LOC103973717 gene encoding protein trichome birefringence-like 42 isoform X2 — MYPRATTEADASPQPSAVAGMAFSPSDKAELPSPDSSLVHVTNSSGSPIMALPPKQSNDVDANTSSYSSQIITTKEILTAEATTPAARATEEGNVVKEKKKCDVFDGRWVYDRKRYPLYPSQWCPFLTDQVSCQRNGRPDSDYEHWRWQPNGCDLPRFNGSEMLERWRGKRVVIVGDSLNRNMWESLACMLYSSVRRKRADVKLHGSDYKVFRALDYDCSVEFFWSPFLVELKEREDHAKILRLDKLPAEERRWLGADVMVFNTGHWWTHRGKMRAWNYFECSEGLMEDMEAEEAFQRALRTWAQWVDRNVDPARTAVFFRSISPEHKRENLHWCYNQTHPITNDTYLQQFPRSMVSLAETTIGKMRTPVTYLNITRLSEYRRDAHTSIYTSRQGKLLTAEQRKEPARYADCSHWCLPGLPDTWNVLLFASLLMGTTPSIIS; from the exons ATGTACCCACGGGCAACCACCGAGGCGGATGCGTCTCCACAGCCCAGCGCGGTAGCAGGGATGGCCTTCTCACCATCCGACAAAGCAGAGCTTCCGTCTCCGGATTCTAGCCTGGTGCATGTCACGAATTCCTCGGGGTCTCCGATCATGGCGCTTCCACCTAAGCAGTCTAATGATGTCGATGCAAATACTTCTTCCTACTCCTCACAAATTATCACAACCAAAGAAATCCTTACAGCCGAAGCGACGACACCGGCAGCTCGCGCCACCGAAGAGGGAAACGTggtgaaggagaagaagaagtgcGACGTGTTCGACGGCAGGTGGGTGTACGACCGGAAGAGGTACCCTCTTTACCCGTCGCAATGGTGCCCCTTTCTCACCGACCAAGTAAGCTGCCAGAGGAACGGCAGGCCCGACTCCGACTACGAGCACTGGCGGTGGCAGCCTAATGGCTGCGACCTTCCGAG GTTTAATGGGAGCGAGATGCTGGAGAGGTGGAGAGGGAAGCGAGTGGTGATCGTCGGTGACTCCCTCAACAGGAACATGTGGGAGTCGCTCGCCTGCATGCTCTACTCGTCGGTGCGCCGGAAGCGCGCCGACGTCAAGTTGCACGGCTCAGATTACAAGGTGTTCCGAGCCCTG GATTATGATTGCTCGGTGGAGTTCTTTTGGAGCCCCTTCCTGGTAGAGCTGAAGGAAAGGGAAGACCATGCCAAGATCCTAAGGCTCGACAAGCTCCCGGCAGAAGAACGCCGATGGCTGGGTGCCGACGTCATGGTGTTCAACACCGGCCACTGGTGGACGCACCGCGGCAAGATGAGGGC GTGGAACTACTTCGAGTGCAGCGAAGGGTTGATGGAGGACATGGAAGCGGAGGAGGCGTTCCAAAGGGCACTCCGGACTTGGGCGCAGTGGGTCGACCGAAACGTGGACCCGGCCAGGACCGCCGTCTTCTTCAGGAGCATCTCGCCCGAACACAAGAG GGAAAACTTACACTGGTGCTACAACCAGACCCACCCCATCACCAACGACACTTATCTGCAGCAGTTTCCGAGATCCATGGTGTCGCTTGCGGAGACGACCATCGGGAAGATGAGAACCCCGGTGACGTATCTGAACATCACACGGCTGTCGGAGTACCGGCGAGATGCGCACACATCCATTTACACATCCAGGCAAGGGAAGCTGCTAACGGCGGAGCAGAGGAAGGAACCCGCGAGATATGCCGACTGCAGCCATTGGTGCCTTCCAGGATTGCCCGATACTTGGAATGTTCTTCTCTTTGCTTCCCTCCTCATGGGAACAACCCCCTCCATCATTTCATAG